A segment of the Denticeps clupeoides chromosome 2, fDenClu1.1, whole genome shotgun sequence genome:
gtcccaaaaaaaaaaagggctaaaTTACAACGCTAAAGGATTTGCATATATAGTAATGTCATAATACCAGCACAAACAAAATTGGCgaaggtatttttttttcccgtcgGGACAATGAGCGGGCGTATGTCGCCACCTAACGGCCAACTGTTGCAAATAccacttttttattgttaaacaGCCATTcgttatcagaatcagaatcagaatcgtgtttattggccaaatatgtgcaagcacatacaatgAGTTTgattggtgtctctcaagtacagagaagaagaacaacaaaaaaaacaacagcaatgtgtaaggatgtgtgtaagagttatttgtacaagttgtagaatatgtttataccgtttatacatatatactgaatataaatatgtgtatgaatgtacataggtctacaagtgtgtatagatgaacaatgtgcagtacaatataatagacaaaaaatctaaatcttataaacagagtgtacataagagtgtacataaagtgcagtggaTGTTGTGTATGTAGTGCACTATCGACCAAAACACTGTGAGATCACTGTGACTTGTTCAATATATGGTGAATATATAGGCTGGTAGTCAATATACAGGGTGAATTAGcctaagacccaggttcaaatcccacttactaccattgtgtccctgagcaagacacttaaccctaagttgctccagggagactgtccctgtaaatactgattgtaagtcgctctggataagggcgtctgataaatgatgtaaatgtaaatgtacttaaccctgagtgtctccggggggggggactgtcccggacTAATTTATTATACTGGTTTCCATTAAAGTTGCTGCTTCGTTTGTAACAGATTTAACCAAAGATCTGACTGTattgtagtttgtttttttactcgGTTGAAAGCATGTGAACACTTTACACTCGTGACGAGACGTTGCGATGTGCGCAAAGAACTGCGCAGCTTTGACGCCCGCGAACGGAATCGGCGGCCGGCGCCGcgttgcattgtgggtaagcGCGACGCCGCCGTACCCTTACACGCTGGTTCGATGACATTGGGGGCCACGCTGCGCCTGATTAGACCTCGACGGTTGGCGTTTGCACCCCCGAAAGCGTGCTGGGGGGGATCTTAATTGCTCGAGGATTTTTTTCgatcaaaaaagaaagaagaaaagaacacTCTTTCGTAAGCTCGCCTTTCTGCTTGTGACATAATATACACATGCTAACCAGCTAGCCTCCTAGCTGGCAGACAGTCAGTCTTGTCTGTTCGATTTAAATACGAGGTATTTGTGTGTAGTTGTATGGTTTTATGTCATTTAAGTCCTGTGACTTAAATGACACTCTGCAAGTAACTGTATTCAGCCAACCTTGGTTTCAGTTCCAATGTATTCCTTGGGTGATAATAGGGAACctattcatgtgtttttgtcCGGAATAGGGAACCGCCGCCAGAATGGGCGAGGCCATGTCCAGTCCTGCTGCTACTGTCAAGGCAGAAGCTGCCGCGGTGGCCCCAGACGTCGGCGCGTCCCCGCCGCGGGGCTGTCCGATGCACCGGGAGGCCACCACAAGTAAGTCGCACCTCCGGGTCATTCATTGCAAGTCCCCTTTCATGAAAATTTGACCTTGTGTGATTGTTTAACGTTTAATACGaggtcccctagcctgtctgtggtgcCTGCAGTGGTTTGAAATGGCGATAggtttaaacatttacatttacagcaattatcagacactcttatccagagcgacttacaatcagtagttacagggacagtccccctggagcaatttagggttaagtgtcttgctcagggacacaatggtagtaagtgggattcgaaccctggttcataggcgagtgtctaacccactaggccactaccaccctacgctTTAAAGCATGCTTTGGCCGTTCAAAGAGAGACATCTCGGGCGGCTGGATCTGAAATGTGCCccccttatgtagtcataaaGGTTAAGGTTACCTGGCCAAAGAATTTCGCACGCCTCCccataaataaaaagttgctctaaccgtcatggcttgaaaatatgcgaagcattgcagttgcattgtgattagatgtaaaaatgaaccaatcctggggaaatctcattgtgtggcTGCAGTTCTGCACAGCGGCTgcatttcggaaagagacttcagatacaagCCAAAAAATGTTCATATCGCTGGACTTTTTAACCAACCTTGCGTGAAGCTGCTATTTAACCCTCTTTCTGTAGGCTCCCCACCGTCCCCTCCATCTGGATGTCCAATGCATCAGGCGGCAGCACCACAAGCACCGACTGCAGAGCAAGGGCCTGTTCATCAGCAGAGAGCTTATGAATTTGTGGAATGCCCAATGAAAGCAGCAGCAAGAGAAGGCCAAAGTGATATTGACCCGTCAAACATGGTATGTTGATACCAGAGATTGCATCTAGTCGCATGCTATTACGTATGTGGTCGtgttcacttttctttttgttttgttcagatGCCTCCACCAAATCAAATTCCAGCCCGTGACCAGCCCTTTCCCCTGAATTTGAGCAGAGAAGAATCCACCATCCCCAGAAGTGGAACAGACAAAAACTGGGTCTACCCCTCTGAACAGATGTTCTGGAATGCAATGCTCCGTAAGGGGTAggatacacatttacacaacatttataagacacccttatccagagcgacttacaatcagtagttacagggacagttcccccctggagacgctcagggacacaatggtagaaagtgagGTTTGATTAGAATTGTTCCTTGATCTCAAGGCTGGTACATCCATATGTTACACCACTGTTATATGTTGACCAATTTGACATCTGCTTAATGGAAGGTGGCGCTGGAAAGAGGATGACCTCAACCCTCGTGACATGAGCCACATCATCAAGATTCATAACCAGAACAACGAGCAAGCTTGGCATGAGATCTTGAAGTGGGAGGCcatgcatgcacagtgagtAAACGCCACTTGGCTACATGTTCAGTGTTCTGCATGGTGAGGTGTTGGTctgctgacttttttttttttttatcgcatTGTAGTGAATGTCCGTGCGGACCAACCCTTAAACGTTTTGGAGGCAAAGCAAAGGAGTATTCGCCGAGGGCAAGGATACGTCACTGGATGGGGTGAGGGATGTTCCAAAACCTTTTTTCCTCCTGCCACTTTGTGAACCAATGGTGTAATAAATTTCATTGACCCATTGCTTGTAGGTATGAGTTGCCCTTCGATCGCCATGACTGGATTGTGGACCGCTGTGGCAAAGAAGTTCGTTATGTGATTGATTACTATGACGGCGACCTTGACAAGAACACATATCAGTTCTCAATACTAGATGTTCGCCCAGCTTTTGACTCTCTTGGCGCTGTATGGGACAGAATGAAAGTGGCATGGTGGCGCTGGACCTCGTGAACATCTTCACACGTGACAACGCTGTGTGGAATTTAATTATGAGCCATGGTGATTGCATTAAGATTTGGGTTTTTCTATGGCTGAATGTAAGCAATGCATACATGTCAACAAACTTGCTCTTTACCATCTGTGTGCATTACATAGTTGAGGGTGTCCTGCATAGTTTTCATTTAAGCTTTCAGGAAATTCTGCACAGTTTTAGCATGAGTAGGTCTCTAGTATCCATACAGTTGGCATTTATTCAGGTTTTCGTGATTGTTTTACAGGTTTGTGACTTTTCTGTTAAACTGTGAACAGAGTTGGGAAGAAAATGCTCATATTTATAATTTCTATAACATAACtgtaatttctttaaaacaaatctTTCCACCACCTACaacaaacattacattttacaaatataattgGCTTTTAGTGTAAAGCCTGTCATGTTACTTCTGAAAAAGGGAGTTGCAAGTGTTGTACAGTGTTACTTTATTCTTTgtgtttcatatttattactaaaatgattatttttttcatttttgtctctAAATGCTGCACTATGAGAAGGAATGGTTTGGATGTAATTTTAATCCCTGATTTaccaaaatacatttgaaagacTTTCAAGCTGGTTGTGTTTATTTCTTATTGCTGTTACGTAGCAAATCTGTTAAGTAGTTACTGAAAAAGCCCATTTTAGTCGTATTGCTTCTCCATGCCAAATTCCCTTAACAGACACTGTTGTCCTAGAGCTGAAATTCACTTactggtttccatggcaacatgcAGCCTGATCAACCAGTAATGATGTCTAAGCCCGCCCCTTTGTCTTGATTTACAGCTGACTACCCAATCAGGAAGAGCCATTATGAAACCAGTAATGATCACAAATGACTATATTATAGTTACATTAACTATATGTTAGTTAAATTGTTGTAGGTATAAATTGCATTAATTCATTGCAGCAATTAAGTACTCCAATAAGCCACAATGCCTCAACGGCTGTCCATCCTTCGACCaaccattaaaatgtattttatcttCTGCTTTCATTACACTCCTGCcaatacattaaaacaaatgtgcCGCTAGTGCCATCCTAATAACGTTAGCATGACTGTATGTCTGAACACTTCTGCGCTCAACCACAGAGTGTCAGTATCGGCACTGAAAAGATCCCTCCAGGCCTGAAATGAGCTGGTGGGCGTGGTGCAGCTGCAGAGTGGCTGATGTATTGAGGGTCTCTGTGGAAAAAGAGTAGGCAGTGTTTAACACTGGTAATGCATATTGCTTTATTGAGGCAAATGGCTTCACAATGTCAGTGTAATAGTAACACAAATGAGTGGGGGGAGGGGAAATGCCAACCAAAGTAAGTGCAACTAATCTTCACAAATGGGGTGTGCTGGCCTTTCATGGGGGTAAAACTCTAAGCCAAGGTGCAATACAAAATTACTGGAACCCCAACACTCTGGCTGGCAGGTTTGTAAACATCCTAGAATTACACGAGGCTATTACAAGAGTtacccaaaaaagaaaaatcatacGTGAAAGTATTATACATGTTTACAATGTTCCTGTGCAGAGGCTCAAAATATCCACATAAAAAATCCCCCTCTGGACACACTCTTTGCTTTGAATTTCCAAGTTTTCCACATCTTCTAAATGAACAGTgtagacgttttttttttttttttttttttaaacatgccaAACCAAACTCACTATTTCACGTATGCAGGATAATGATGTAGTAGTACACTGGCCTTGAGACAGAGGTAAGATTTCAGGCCCTCCCCAAATGCCTCCATGCAATCACATAAACGATACAAGGAATAATTAGTTCAGTATGTTTTCTTAAAAGTATCATCCTACACTATTCATGTGAGTTTGAAATTTCTTGTCTACTTATTGGAGTGAGTATGAGGGGTAAAACATGCCTTTACTATAAAGACTAATCGTGTATCAGCTGACCTGAATATTAAAGCCTTTTTGTTGTATACAGTGTTCCAGTCCCTCAAAACCACAAACATGTGATATATTCTTTGTCAGTGTCTTGCCTCTTCATAGacaattcagttttatttaaaaaaaaaaaaaaatgttatcattAAATGAGTTCTACTTAAATCCTAAATTATGCTGGTGTTGATTGGGTGTAAAATCCAAAACATCTGTATAATTTTCTCTTGGAGGTGATCAAACTGCACTGGGCAAAATATGAAAGGCATATACAAAACTCATACAAAAGATATAGGGCATCTTTAACATGAATGTTGCATGGTGCAAgcttttaaacaaaacaattcgtgtgaatacaaaaataaatgcttGAAAAAAGGCAACTAGCACAAATAATCTGCAAACACGTATGAAGGCAAAATGCTGACACTGAGCTTGTTCTGTTCCCAACGTACGATGTAAAAACCTCCCCCATTTCATGCCCGTCTTACAAAAACACAAGGTTTGAGCAAAAAATTCAAGTAGACTGGTAAACTGTTCATTGAGAGAATGACtcaagtgtaaaataaaaaagaaaatcaagttTAACTCTCGTCTTTTCCATTCACATTAAAATACCCGCATTTATAAAATACAAACGTGTGAAACATCATTGCCTCATTCAATGTATAAGATGCTTGTGCGAATACAGAGAAAAACGCAgattattttacacaaaacTTTCATATGACTGTGTAACATGATCACCTtcccttatatatatatatatagatctcTACTATAGATATATCACAAACACCTGTTAAGCCAAATATCacacttttttccccatcaaAAGAATAAATATGCAGGTACAAACACTGACATGCTCTCTCAGTGCGTAGctggttttaaataaattacgtGTATGATGCAGAGAAAAGTTCCTAAAGCCAACCTacaaagactttttttaaagtccGCTGGCCACATTCACGGCAGAATACCTTCTTTTGTGTACaataaagaagacaaaaaaaaattccaattccCATAATGTATGAATTCAAATTCAGTACTAAGTGGATACACATAAAGTACATGAAGTTTTATTCAAAACACCAATCTCTTTTTCGTTCTCAGATGTCCATTGGTATTTTTAGCTATAATGCAAAAACATTCAAGGAACAGCATAGTGGCATGCACCTATTGACTGTACAACATCAACGATATTGtggagaacaaacaaaaatgtcataaatatggGCCTTCAGTTGAATTTGTTTACAGTGAAACCACTGATATCAGTACTCAGTATTTGGCCTTTCTTCTTGCACATTCCCAGTGAAAATCACCTATGTGAGCATCACAGCACCCAACAAAGATCTCACAAAGCATACTGTTCCCTCACACCGAACACAAACAtaagaaagaaataagaaagaaagatctGACCCAACGTCTGGAAATCAAGCAACAGTTGTTTAATGGATGATTTCCTGAAGATTCAAAGTTCAGAAACGTCGGTTTCTCAGACACGGCTCGGGTGAAATGGGATTTTGGGTCGCCAGCCAGAAAATTGGATCCAAAGATCGATCCCTCTATCCCACGTGCAGCTTTCCCCTTGGCACTGTTTACACTCTAGGACATTGATTTCTTCCTGAATAAAGTTctggcacataaaaaaaatagttaaggTTCTCTTTATCCTATCTGAGAATCCCATCTTTCAAATTTAAGACCACCTTTGGGGGTTCAGGCAACATgaaaaaacaagtttaaaaaaacaaataaaaaaaaaaaaatctggtgcTTCGGATGTCTTTCGGCAGAGTACTTCGTCAAAGTCAAACAATGGTCATGGGTGACGTTTCACAAGAGTGAGAAAGAAAATATCTTGGCCATGCACTGAGAGTATTGCTCAGGAGGTCGTTCACTGCTTGGCTGCTCAAGCTGCCATCCACAGTCACATTCACAGACTGGGAGGCCGCAGGATCTCAGGCGGAGAGCCCATACGCCACCGCAGTACCTCTCAATTGAACATGATTGCAAGAAGAACTGGGTAATGCTGAAACGAGCGAAAAAATTAAAACGAAGACCTTGTGCATGTAGTTCCTTATGTGAATTCTCTTAATCTTCtataaaagtcttttttttctttcttaaataaaactaatcagtCTTGCCATTCTCCTGCACGTCTGT
Coding sequences within it:
- the hccsb gene encoding holocytochrome c-type synthase, whose translation is MGEAMSSPAATVKAEAAAVAPDVGASPPRGCPMHREATTSSPPSPPSGCPMHQAAAPQAPTAEQGPVHQQRAYEFVECPMKAAAREGQSDIDPSNMMPPPNQIPARDQPFPLNLSREESTIPRSGTDKNWVYPSEQMFWNAMLRKGWRWKEDDLNPRDMSHIIKIHNQNNEQAWHEILKWEAMHAHECPCGPTLKRFGGKAKEYSPRARIRHWMGYELPFDRHDWIVDRCGKEVRYVIDYYDGDLDKNTYQFSILDVRPAFDSLGAVWDRMKVAWWRWTS